In Aristaeella hokkaidonensis, the following are encoded in one genomic region:
- a CDS encoding extracellular solute-binding protein, with protein MKKLVSLLLACCMLLSLSAAFAEEKVELTAFQYALENQNTDFNGLWFFDELEKKTNTHVTFQMVKDADWATNVNLMFAVPDQMPDMIIRHAVDVEEYGVSQGLLLPLDEYLTEEIMPNYVSRLNINNAGDSIPASDGKTYYIGFLMAQNVNHTGTWYVNQKELEKLGKTAPTTIAETTELLRAMKADGIKWPFSASYTQFGPETIWNQFASFGVPENTYYYFIDADNKVQFTCAQDGWRACVEWLHQLYEEELMDPESLTQDSNLWANKVNDGEVGYFCYLRLINTAIKAENVENFKSILPPAADGFKACVSQILEVPEAGAYLTKNCKDPVAALKWIDAQLETETMMVSLNGKVGEQIVLNDEGKYEVIDIPADNGLYQFVPVTMGQFFAPGDYYTSIYQMAPHRVERYEDSKWYAESGVLEPRSFQYLRDLSKLSNEDATEAADIYTELQKLVEESFANFVRNGVTDESWNNFQEQAKAIGSERYIELYQNAYDAYLAK; from the coding sequence ATGAAGAAACTCGTTTCCCTGCTGTTGGCATGCTGTATGCTGCTCAGCCTGAGCGCCGCCTTCGCTGAAGAGAAGGTAGAGCTCACCGCCTTCCAGTACGCGCTGGAAAACCAGAACACCGATTTCAACGGCCTCTGGTTCTTCGACGAACTGGAAAAGAAAACCAACACCCACGTCACCTTCCAGATGGTGAAGGACGCTGACTGGGCAACCAACGTCAACCTGATGTTCGCCGTGCCGGATCAGATGCCCGACATGATCATCCGCCACGCGGTGGATGTGGAAGAATACGGCGTCTCCCAGGGCCTGCTGCTTCCCCTCGATGAATACCTGACCGAGGAGATCATGCCCAACTACGTCAGCCGCCTGAACATCAACAACGCCGGCGACTCCATCCCCGCCAGCGACGGCAAAACCTACTACATCGGCTTCCTGATGGCCCAGAACGTGAACCATACCGGCACCTGGTATGTGAACCAGAAGGAACTGGAGAAGCTGGGCAAGACCGCTCCCACCACCATTGCCGAAACCACCGAGCTGCTCCGCGCCATGAAGGCTGACGGAATCAAGTGGCCCTTCTCCGCGTCCTACACCCAGTTCGGACCGGAAACCATCTGGAACCAGTTCGCCTCCTTCGGCGTACCGGAAAACACCTACTACTACTTCATCGACGCTGACAACAAGGTCCAGTTCACCTGCGCCCAGGACGGCTGGCGTGCCTGCGTGGAATGGCTGCATCAGCTGTATGAAGAGGAACTGATGGATCCGGAATCCCTGACCCAGGACTCCAACCTCTGGGCCAACAAGGTCAACGACGGCGAAGTCGGCTACTTCTGCTACCTGCGCCTGATCAACACCGCCATCAAGGCTGAGAACGTGGAGAATTTCAAGTCCATCCTGCCTCCCGCCGCCGACGGATTCAAGGCCTGTGTGTCCCAGATCCTGGAAGTGCCGGAAGCCGGCGCCTACCTGACCAAGAACTGCAAGGATCCCGTAGCTGCCCTGAAGTGGATCGACGCCCAGCTGGAAACCGAAACCATGATGGTTTCCCTGAACGGCAAGGTCGGCGAGCAGATCGTGCTCAACGACGAAGGCAAGTATGAAGTCATCGATATCCCCGCGGACAACGGCCTGTATCAGTTCGTTCCGGTTACCATGGGCCAGTTCTTCGCCCCCGGCGACTACTACACCTCCATTTACCAGATGGCACCTCACCGCGTGGAACGCTATGAAGACAGCAAGTGGTACGCTGAATCCGGCGTGCTCGAGCCCAGGAGCTTCCAGTACCTGCGCGACCTGAGCAAGCTGAGCAACGAAGACGCTACTGAGGCTGCTGACATCTACACCGAGCTGCAGAAGCTGGTGGAAGAATCCTTCGCCAACTTCGTGCGCAACGGCGTCACGGATGAAAGCTGGAACAATTTCCAGGAGCAGGCCAAGGCGATCGGTTCCGAGCGCTACATCGAACTGTACCAGAACGCCTATGACGCCTACCTGGCCAAGTAA
- a CDS encoding AraC family transcriptional regulator — translation MSQIRSTNDSARAARYEDGFRVLQGRREYVTYQADSSIRIWYSDIPWRYEAHNHSAVEILLTLEGTVTYTVEDKLYQVRKGEILIVPPDTLHSLSMGEGSSRYLFLFEPDAIMSMRDIKYMASYFNKPFHLRDGSDAHVRIRELLLRANDAYEKREMLWNTLCYSCILRIYATLGQRYLGGVKPHTGDSTGNMDAEVVNAVMTYVNNHYREDLTLEEVAQFAGFSRYYFSRSFKKQTGYSFKEYLCQKRVQVAMDLLIRTNRSMRDVALESGFGSVATFNRVFREKKGCTPSQYRTIYGIP, via the coding sequence GTGTCACAGATCAGGAGCACGAACGATTCCGCCCGGGCCGCGCGCTATGAGGACGGCTTCCGGGTTCTGCAGGGCCGGCGGGAATACGTGACCTACCAGGCGGACTCATCCATCCGGATCTGGTATTCGGATATTCCCTGGCGCTACGAAGCCCATAACCACTCCGCGGTGGAAATCCTCCTGACGCTGGAGGGCACGGTGACCTATACCGTTGAGGACAAACTCTACCAGGTCCGCAAGGGGGAAATCCTGATCGTCCCCCCGGACACCCTGCATTCCCTGTCCATGGGTGAAGGCAGCAGCCGGTATCTTTTCCTGTTTGAGCCTGACGCCATCATGTCCATGCGGGATATCAAGTACATGGCTTCGTATTTCAACAAACCTTTCCATCTCCGGGATGGATCGGATGCCCATGTGCGCATCCGGGAACTGCTGCTCCGGGCCAACGACGCCTACGAGAAGCGGGAAATGCTTTGGAACACCCTGTGCTACAGCTGCATTCTCCGCATCTACGCCACGCTGGGCCAGCGGTACCTGGGCGGCGTCAAACCGCATACCGGGGACAGCACGGGAAACATGGACGCCGAGGTTGTCAACGCAGTCATGACCTATGTCAACAACCATTATCGGGAGGATCTTACCCTGGAGGAAGTAGCGCAGTTTGCCGGCTTCAGCCGCTACTATTTCTCCCGTTCCTTCAAAAAGCAAACGGGATATTCCTTTAAAGAGTACCTGTGCCAGAAGCGGGTACAGGTAGCCATGGACCTGCTCATCCGGACCAACCGTTCCATGCGGGACGTTGCGCTGGAGAGCGGCTTCGGCAGCGTGGCCACCTTCAACCGGGTATTCCGGGAAAAGAAAGGCTGCACGCCCTCCCAGTACAGGACGATTTACGGAATCCCGTGA
- a CDS encoding carbohydrate ABC transporter permease, which translates to MTVTAVKAKKQNRIRETRKDRIFNAINTLFWVLVLFLVLYPLWLILIASVSDPDAVLQAKVLIWPVDFSLMGYDAVFQNSELLNSYVNSVFYTVVGSALSVIVSLAAAYALSRGFAGKKFVNLAITFTMFFSGGLIPIFLNIRDLGLYNTRTVMILMNLVSVWNLMVARTYIQTSIPNDLYEAAVIDGADHFTYFFKCVLPLSGTIIAVLSVYYGVARWNDYFTGLVMLRDRSLYPLQLVLREILASLTSTGSSDTFFAAYADNLGGLQAALRKAEVAKYCCIVVATVPAVVLYVFMQKYFVKGVMIGSLKG; encoded by the coding sequence ATGACTGTTACGGCCGTGAAAGCAAAAAAGCAAAACCGGATCCGCGAAACCCGGAAGGACCGGATCTTTAACGCAATCAACACCCTGTTCTGGGTCCTGGTCCTGTTCCTCGTCCTGTATCCACTGTGGCTGATCCTCATCGCTTCCGTCTCAGACCCGGACGCGGTCCTGCAGGCAAAGGTCCTGATCTGGCCGGTCGATTTTTCTCTGATGGGATATGACGCGGTGTTCCAGAACAGCGAACTGCTGAACAGCTATGTGAACTCCGTCTTCTACACGGTGGTCGGTTCCGCCCTGAGCGTAATCGTTTCCCTGGCTGCCGCCTACGCGCTCTCCCGCGGGTTTGCGGGCAAAAAGTTTGTCAACCTGGCCATCACGTTTACCATGTTCTTTTCCGGCGGCCTGATCCCTATCTTCCTGAACATCCGGGATCTCGGGCTGTACAACACCAGGACGGTCATGATCCTGATGAACCTGGTTTCCGTCTGGAACCTGATGGTTGCAAGGACCTATATCCAGACCAGCATTCCAAACGACCTGTATGAAGCCGCCGTCATCGACGGGGCGGATCACTTTACCTATTTCTTCAAGTGCGTGCTGCCGCTGTCCGGCACCATCATCGCGGTGCTTTCGGTCTACTACGGCGTTGCCCGCTGGAACGATTATTTCACCGGCCTGGTCATGCTGCGGGACCGCAGCCTGTATCCCCTGCAGCTGGTGCTGCGGGAAATCCTGGCCTCCCTCACCTCCACAGGCTCCTCCGATACCTTCTTCGCGGCTTACGCGGATAACCTGGGCGGCCTGCAGGCGGCGCTGCGCAAGGCCGAGGTGGCCAAATACTGCTGCATCGTGGTGGCCACTGTGCCCGCGGTTGTGCTGTATGTCTTCATGCAGAAATACTTTGTCAAAGGCGTCATGATCGGGTCTTTGAAGGGATAA
- a CDS encoding ABC transporter permease: protein MSVSASTPAHRGGLRYRFGLALRRDWQLWVLLLPCLAFFIVFCYFPMYGVQIAFRDYKAAFGITGSQWVGLKYFEKFFNSYYCGRMFANTFLLNLYGLLFGFPIPILLAIMLNQLNSKRFKGFAQTAIYVPHFISTVVLAGMIYLFFSPTNGIINHLITAAGGKSIYFIMEPQWFRPLFIGSDIWQNAGWNTILYIATLTSIDPQLYEAATIDGATRWEKIRHIDIPHLIPIAVMMLILNCGSLLSSNTDKALLLQTSGNMATSDIFGVYVYSVGIAAQKAQYSYASAIGLCLNLINFAIIMGVNSISRRMSDISLF from the coding sequence ATGAGTGTTTCCGCATCCACCCCCGCGCATCGCGGCGGACTCAGGTACAGATTTGGATTAGCCCTGCGCCGTGACTGGCAGTTGTGGGTGCTGCTGCTGCCCTGCCTGGCATTCTTCATTGTATTCTGTTATTTCCCGATGTACGGCGTACAGATTGCCTTCCGGGACTATAAAGCCGCCTTCGGCATTACCGGCAGCCAGTGGGTCGGACTGAAATATTTCGAAAAATTCTTCAACAGCTATTACTGCGGACGGATGTTTGCGAACACCTTCCTGCTGAACCTCTACGGCCTGCTGTTCGGTTTCCCGATCCCGATCCTGCTGGCGATCATGCTGAACCAGCTGAACAGCAAACGGTTCAAGGGCTTTGCCCAGACCGCCATCTATGTGCCGCACTTTATTTCCACCGTTGTGCTGGCTGGCATGATCTACCTTTTCTTTTCGCCCACCAACGGCATCATCAATCACCTGATCACCGCTGCCGGAGGGAAAAGCATCTATTTCATTATGGAACCCCAATGGTTCAGGCCGCTGTTCATCGGATCGGACATCTGGCAGAACGCCGGATGGAACACCATCCTCTATATCGCCACACTGACCAGTATCGATCCCCAGCTTTACGAGGCAGCCACCATTGACGGCGCCACCCGCTGGGAAAAGATCCGGCATATTGATATTCCCCACCTGATCCCCATCGCGGTGATGATGCTGATCCTCAACTGCGGATCGCTCCTCTCCTCCAACACGGACAAGGCCCTGCTGCTGCAGACCAGCGGCAACATGGCCACCTCGGACATCTTCGGCGTCTACGTGTACAGCGTCGGCATCGCCGCCCAGAAGGCCCAGTATTCCTACGCCTCCGCCATTGGCCTGTGCCTGAACCTGATCAACTTCGCCATCATCATGGGAGTCAACAGCATTTCCCGCAGGATGAGCGATATCAGCCTGTTCTGA
- a CDS encoding MGH1-like glycoside hydrolase domain-containing protein, with the protein MLPETSVFFRTEDEKLQRVYDAAEEKCRFNLKDFGGDTVLVEGGGYEKIWLETQPMGGEMYALRSLEAARNNITLFMRHQRADGRLPGSIQCTGGKVEPQFNKHQGFCFPFPALNLYYLIGKDRDYLAELKESLIRFDRCLWNTRHVSGDGLLSSFCVYDTGEDLALRYGDAPCWWEGDEPPEGYQVVPMASMDVTSWSFAARRTVAEICRLQGDRSADAWERKARMVADALRRRLWDRKRGALYDRDRTGKTVDILCHNTLRCMYWGSISRGMAARFVKEHLLNPAEFRTPFPLPSVAVNDPAFRNAPENNWSGQPEGLTYQRAILALERYGYNRLVTGLGRKLIDAVYANGCRFTQQYDPFTGKASLVRMSDHQPAEEGGGEAVQDAYGPTMLACLEYIAHHYGIHPHLGQVWFSLGSGAPYAYEAAFCDHHYAIRSDGQRAEIRVDGKMLGSWKCGRRVITDENGRFLRTELIEGTGAEI; encoded by the coding sequence ATGCTGCCTGAAACAAGCGTTTTTTTCCGCACGGAGGATGAAAAGCTTCAGCGTGTTTATGACGCGGCGGAAGAGAAATGCCGCTTTAACCTGAAGGATTTCGGCGGCGATACGGTGCTGGTGGAAGGCGGCGGATATGAAAAAATCTGGCTGGAAACCCAGCCCATGGGCGGCGAGATGTATGCCCTGCGCAGCCTGGAGGCGGCCCGGAACAACATCACCCTGTTCATGCGCCACCAGCGGGCAGATGGGCGCCTGCCGGGCTCCATCCAGTGCACCGGCGGCAAAGTGGAACCCCAGTTCAACAAACACCAGGGGTTCTGTTTTCCCTTCCCGGCCCTGAACCTGTATTACTTAATCGGAAAAGACAGGGATTACCTGGCAGAGCTGAAGGAGAGCCTGATCCGCTTTGACCGGTGCCTGTGGAATACGCGCCATGTTTCCGGCGACGGACTGCTTTCCTCCTTCTGCGTCTATGACACGGGGGAGGACCTGGCCCTGCGGTACGGGGACGCGCCCTGCTGGTGGGAAGGGGATGAACCGCCGGAAGGATATCAGGTGGTTCCCATGGCCAGCATGGACGTGACAAGCTGGAGCTTTGCGGCCCGCCGGACGGTGGCTGAAATCTGCCGCCTGCAGGGGGATCGGTCCGCTGACGCCTGGGAGCGGAAAGCCCGTATGGTGGCGGATGCGCTCCGCCGCCGGCTGTGGGACAGGAAGCGCGGCGCCCTGTATGACCGGGACCGGACGGGGAAAACGGTGGACATCCTGTGCCACAATACGCTGCGGTGCATGTACTGGGGCAGCATTTCCCGGGGAATGGCGGCCCGCTTTGTAAAGGAGCACCTGCTGAATCCCGCGGAATTCCGGACGCCTTTCCCGCTTCCCAGCGTGGCGGTCAATGATCCGGCTTTCCGCAACGCGCCGGAGAACAACTGGAGCGGCCAGCCGGAGGGCCTCACCTACCAGCGGGCGATCCTTGCCCTGGAACGCTACGGGTATAACCGGCTGGTGACGGGGCTGGGCCGGAAACTGATTGACGCGGTTTACGCGAACGGCTGCCGGTTTACCCAGCAGTATGATCCCTTCACCGGCAAAGCCTCCCTGGTGCGCATGTCGGATCATCAGCCGGCGGAGGAAGGCGGCGGGGAAGCGGTGCAGGACGCCTACGGGCCCACCATGCTGGCCTGCCTTGAATATATTGCGCACCATTACGGCATTCATCCGCACCTGGGACAGGTGTGGTTCAGCCTGGGCAGCGGCGCACCCTATGCGTATGAGGCTGCCTTCTGTGACCATCATTACGCCATCCGGTCCGACGGGCAAAGGGCGGAAATCCGCGTGGACGGGAAAATGCTGGGCAGCTGGAAATGCGGCAGGCGCGTCATCACGGATGAAAACGGACGGTTCCTGCGGACGGAGCTGATTGAAGGCACGGGAGCGGAAATCTGA
- a CDS encoding glycosyl hydrolase, translating to MKSVKSSFCGMAAMGMMLLCVLLPVSVKGTGETMIVEAETGKPEGHTVIAGDGENQWVEGFHTAGEDGITTEVTVSREGFYDIAVIQASQGGHKENPVLLDGRNIGNTVTDDTAFGKSVLEHIYLSAGTHTLGIGTSWGYIRVNRFELTPSAALPADLYTIPEKMSVGEATPEARRLYDWLRENYGKKILSGQQCDGGMFGMENQAIWRATGGDYPAVLGLDMMEYSHSRVEHGGESDRAVPYAIEYWNKGGIVTFCWHWNAPSPYLKEPWYSGFYTKYTSFNLARVMNGEDEEGYRLLNQDIDAIAAQLLRLKAAGVPVLWRPLHEASGGWFWWGASGKEAYLKLYHLLFDRLTNEYGLNNLIWIWNAQDPDWYPGDDEVDLIGTDIYPGERVYDSQSASFLPLTRIAGERKMIVLSENGCIPDPEQVFRDGTVWGYWCTWGGEFVLRNTKFNKPSEQYTETVMIRKAYSDERVVTRKDLPDFRTRDEK from the coding sequence ATGAAAAGCGTGAAAAGCAGCTTTTGCGGAATGGCCGCAATGGGTATGATGCTGCTTTGCGTACTGCTCCCTGTATCCGTGAAAGGAACAGGGGAGACGATGATCGTGGAGGCAGAAACAGGAAAGCCGGAAGGCCATACCGTGATCGCCGGGGATGGCGAAAACCAATGGGTGGAAGGTTTCCACACAGCCGGTGAAGACGGGATCACAACGGAAGTCACGGTGAGCCGGGAAGGCTTTTATGATATCGCGGTGATCCAGGCAAGCCAGGGCGGGCACAAGGAAAACCCGGTGCTCCTGGACGGCCGGAATATCGGAAACACGGTAACGGATGATACCGCCTTCGGGAAGAGCGTGCTGGAGCATATTTACCTGTCCGCCGGTACCCATACGCTGGGAATCGGCACAAGCTGGGGATATATCCGGGTGAACCGGTTTGAGCTGACGCCCTCCGCGGCCCTCCCGGCAGATCTTTATACCATTCCCGAAAAGATGAGCGTCGGGGAGGCAACCCCGGAGGCCCGGAGGCTGTATGACTGGCTGCGGGAAAACTATGGCAAAAAGATTCTCTCTGGCCAGCAGTGCGACGGCGGCATGTTCGGGATGGAAAACCAGGCAATCTGGCGGGCAACCGGCGGCGATTATCCCGCTGTGCTCGGCCTGGACATGATGGAGTATTCCCACAGCCGTGTGGAGCACGGCGGCGAAAGCGACCGGGCGGTGCCCTATGCCATTGAATACTGGAACAAGGGCGGCATCGTCACTTTCTGCTGGCACTGGAACGCTCCGTCCCCTTACCTGAAGGAACCCTGGTATTCCGGTTTTTATACCAAATACACAAGCTTCAACCTGGCCAGGGTGATGAACGGCGAGGACGAAGAAGGATACCGGCTGTTGAATCAGGACATCGACGCGATCGCGGCGCAGCTGCTCCGGCTGAAGGCGGCCGGCGTGCCGGTGCTGTGGCGGCCGCTGCATGAGGCCAGCGGCGGCTGGTTCTGGTGGGGCGCATCCGGGAAGGAAGCGTACCTGAAGCTGTACCACCTGCTGTTTGACCGGCTGACCAATGAATACGGACTGAACAACCTGATCTGGATCTGGAACGCCCAGGATCCGGACTGGTATCCGGGGGACGATGAGGTGGATCTCATCGGAACGGATATATATCCCGGGGAACGGGTCTATGACTCCCAGAGCGCATCCTTCCTGCCGCTGACGCGGATCGCGGGAGAGCGGAAGATGATTGTGCTTTCGGAGAATGGGTGCATTCCGGATCCGGAACAGGTGTTCCGGGACGGAACCGTCTGGGGATACTGGTGCACCTGGGGCGGCGAGTTTGTGCTGCGGAACACGAAATTCAACAAGCCGTCGGAGCAGTATACGGAAACGGTCATGATCCGGAAAGCCTATTCGGATGAACGGGTCGTCACCCGGAAGGACCTGCCCGATTTCCGTACCAGGGATGAAAAGTGA
- a CDS encoding extracellular solute-binding protein, with translation MRKWTGLVLALLLALAAGAAQAAAGFGISEYEEQVSTYSINPAVPSYADYCAEHEMTAGPEKEIVLEASDAVRYEEEDGKNAPVFMEQAEGREGVSVLTGEEAVIEWAFEAEESGWYDLEVEYYPWPGRNAEIQRAFFVDGALPYRELALVNFSRVWRNDLHPDVSRFTAEDGAEEIRWLRDNQGNELKPSPAEAPEWMTSLLHDSNGYISESLKVFLPRGPHTLSVLSLREPMLIRRLRFRAGADAQPYRKPEGESGAAGQIIRIEAEAASRTSSQMLYPVQDQSSRSVSPSSPRYLLNNSIGGNAWKSAGQWIEWRFTVAEEGNYAISLYDKQNFIRGTDVYRKIYIDGEVPFAEFQAATFPYTQDWRLETLSGEQDEPYLIHLSAGEHTLRMEVVLGGMAAVIRQVQDCVLQLNGIYRQVLYITGVSPDPYRDYQIERSLPGLEAQLRKVRADLQTAIGALEETAGHRSDKLTVLKTMDDQLTELIRDQERFTEVLSSYKTNVRACGNWITQVLGQPLQIDRIFVHTADVRPEIGGRDFLAGAGFEASRLYSSFTINYNQIGNVAEKSDDSRVITLWVGTGRDQANVIKALIDEHFTPQTGINVNVQLVDMNTLLRATLSGQGPDVAIQVANTTGIAGAVMNTGNDTPVNYGLRNAVMDLTQFEDFEEVAKRFATSALVPFSFNGASYALPDTQTFPMMFYRKDILAEIGLAVPETWDDVKVAMSVLSKNQMEFGMLPGEQTFAMLLFQAGGEYYTENGDASALDSDIAVNVFRRYCDFYTDYKLDMATSAEERFRTGECPIIITDYTTYNNLQVSAPDIKGLWDFTHVPGTLREDGTLDTTTGCSGLADIIMSATKEPEACWSFLKWWTSAEIQTLYGREMESLMGASARVATANLEALAGLSWPIRDYRELARQFSHVKGIPQVPGGYYTWRNVNNAFYAVTTGSASSGRSENGNTPREELMDKIFYINAEITYKRTEFGLPVANAGEGK, from the coding sequence GTGAGAAAGTGGACTGGATTGGTGCTGGCCCTGCTGCTGGCGCTGGCGGCGGGCGCCGCGCAGGCTGCCGCCGGCTTTGGCATAAGTGAATATGAAGAACAGGTGAGCACTTATTCCATCAATCCGGCTGTTCCTTCCTATGCGGATTACTGCGCGGAACATGAAATGACGGCCGGGCCGGAAAAGGAGATCGTGCTGGAGGCGTCTGACGCCGTCCGCTACGAGGAGGAAGACGGCAAGAACGCGCCTGTTTTCATGGAGCAGGCGGAAGGCCGGGAGGGCGTTTCGGTCCTCACGGGCGAGGAAGCAGTCATCGAGTGGGCTTTTGAAGCGGAGGAATCCGGCTGGTACGACCTGGAGGTGGAATACTATCCGTGGCCGGGCCGGAATGCGGAAATCCAGCGGGCCTTTTTTGTGGACGGTGCGCTCCCTTACCGGGAGCTGGCGCTGGTGAACTTTTCACGGGTCTGGCGGAATGACCTTCACCCGGACGTCAGCCGCTTTACGGCGGAGGACGGGGCGGAGGAAATCCGGTGGCTCCGGGACAATCAGGGCAATGAGCTGAAGCCCTCTCCCGCCGAAGCGCCGGAGTGGATGACCTCCCTCCTGCATGATTCAAACGGCTACATCAGCGAAAGCCTGAAGGTTTTCCTGCCCCGCGGTCCGCATACGCTCTCGGTCTTGTCCCTGCGGGAGCCGATGCTGATCCGGCGCCTCCGCTTCCGGGCGGGAGCGGACGCGCAGCCCTACCGGAAACCGGAAGGGGAATCCGGCGCCGCCGGACAGATCATCCGGATCGAGGCGGAAGCGGCCTCCAGGACCTCCTCCCAGATGCTGTATCCGGTGCAGGATCAGTCCTCCCGTTCCGTTTCCCCTTCCAGTCCACGCTACCTGCTGAACAACAGCATCGGCGGCAACGCGTGGAAGAGCGCCGGCCAGTGGATTGAGTGGCGCTTCACGGTGGCGGAGGAAGGGAACTACGCCATTTCCCTGTACGATAAGCAGAATTTTATCCGCGGCACGGACGTGTACCGCAAAATCTATATTGACGGCGAGGTTCCGTTTGCCGAGTTCCAGGCGGCGACCTTCCCCTATACCCAGGACTGGCGCCTGGAGACCCTCTCCGGGGAACAGGATGAGCCTTACCTGATCCACCTTTCCGCGGGGGAGCATACCCTGCGGATGGAGGTGGTGCTGGGCGGCATGGCGGCCGTCATCCGCCAGGTGCAGGACTGCGTGCTGCAGCTCAACGGCATTTACCGGCAGGTGCTGTATATCACTGGCGTTTCGCCGGACCCATACCGGGATTACCAGATTGAAAGAAGCCTGCCCGGTCTGGAGGCGCAGCTGCGGAAGGTCAGGGCGGACCTGCAGACCGCGATCGGCGCGCTGGAAGAGACGGCGGGCCACCGCAGCGATAAGCTGACCGTCCTGAAAACCATGGACGACCAGCTCACGGAGCTGATCCGGGACCAGGAGCGCTTTACGGAGGTGCTCTCCTCCTACAAGACGAACGTGCGCGCCTGCGGCAACTGGATCACCCAGGTGCTGGGCCAGCCGCTGCAGATTGACCGGATTTTTGTCCACACCGCGGACGTCCGGCCGGAAATCGGCGGCAGGGATTTCCTTGCCGGCGCCGGCTTTGAGGCTTCCCGGCTCTACAGCTCCTTCACCATCAACTATAACCAGATCGGCAACGTGGCCGAGAAGTCCGATGATTCCCGGGTCATCACCCTCTGGGTCGGCACGGGACGGGACCAGGCCAACGTGATCAAGGCCCTGATCGACGAACATTTCACCCCGCAGACCGGGATCAACGTGAACGTCCAGCTGGTGGATATGAACACGCTGCTCCGCGCCACCCTCTCCGGCCAGGGGCCGGACGTGGCCATCCAGGTGGCGAACACCACGGGTATCGCCGGCGCGGTGATGAACACCGGCAACGATACCCCGGTGAACTACGGCCTGCGGAACGCTGTGATGGACCTGACGCAGTTTGAGGACTTTGAGGAGGTAGCGAAGCGGTTCGCCACCAGCGCCCTGGTGCCCTTCTCCTTCAACGGCGCCTCCTACGCGCTGCCGGATACGCAGACCTTCCCCATGATGTTCTACCGCAAGGATATCCTGGCTGAAATCGGCCTGGCCGTCCCGGAAACCTGGGACGACGTGAAGGTGGCCATGAGCGTGCTGAGCAAGAACCAGATGGAGTTCGGCATGCTGCCCGGGGAGCAGACCTTCGCCATGCTGCTGTTCCAGGCCGGCGGGGAATACTACACGGAGAACGGCGATGCCTCCGCGCTGGACAGCGATATCGCGGTCAACGTTTTCCGCCGCTACTGCGATTTCTATACGGATTACAAGCTGGATATGGCCACCTCGGCGGAGGAGCGCTTCCGCACGGGCGAGTGCCCGATCATCATCACGGATTACACAACCTACAACAACCTGCAGGTATCCGCCCCGGATATCAAGGGCCTGTGGGATTTTACCCATGTGCCCGGCACCCTGCGGGAGGACGGAACGCTGGATACGACAACCGGCTGCTCCGGCCTGGCGGATATCATCATGAGCGCCACCAAAGAGCCGGAAGCCTGCTGGAGCTTCCTCAAGTGGTGGACCAGCGCGGAGATCCAGACTCTGTACGGCCGGGAGATGGAATCGCTGATGGGCGCCTCCGCGCGGGTGGCAACCGCGAACCTGGAAGCCCTGGCGGGGCTGAGCTGGCCCATCCGGGATTACCGGGAGCTGGCCAGGCAGTTCAGCCACGTGAAGGGCATTCCCCAGGTACCCGGCGGCTATTACACCTGGCGCAATGTGAACAACGCGTTCTACGCGGTCACCACGGGCAGCGCCAGCAGCGGCCGCAGCGAGAACGGCAACACGCCCCGTGAGGAACTGATGGACAAGATTTTTTACATCAACGCGGAGATTACCTATAAACGGACAGAATTCGGACTGCCTGTCGCGAACGCAGGGGAGGGAAAGTGA